AAGAATAATAATGTCTTCCAATCAATTTTACGAATAATCTTGTGATGCGATTTATACGCACAAGCAAGGGTAAGAGCTGCTGCAATACAACCTATAAAAGCAACTGAAAGCCCTGTCCAGCTATGCGTAACAAGTAAAACTACTATGACTAAAAACACAACAGAATAAACTACAAACAATTGATAATGTGCAATCGCTTTCCTGGGTTCAGGATATTTATTAAAACGCTGATTACCGCTGATTTGAAACCCGTTAACCGCAGATTTATGCTGATAACTGCTGTCATCAGCATTCTTTGATTTTAGCAATTTTCTAAATGCAAAGTAAAAGAAAATTATCGTAAAAACTATTCCTATCCAGGCAATTACTCCTGTGTTTTTTAAGAAATCAAAGAACGAGAATCCAAATGAGGTCCCTATAATAATATTAGGCGGGTCACCGCACATTGTTGCGCTTCCGCCTGTGTTGGCAGCAAAGATTTCCGCTATAATTACAGGTACAGGGTCAAATTTCAAAAGTTTTGCAAGTTCTATCGTAACTGATGCAAGGAACAATAACACGGTAATACTGTCAATGAACATTGACAAAAAACCTGAAAGCAGCATAAATGCTATAAATATCGGAATTACCTTATATTTAACCAGTTTTGCTACATAAAGACATAACCACCTGAAAAAACCTACTCTTGTAAGTCCTTCTATCATTGTCATCATACCGGCAATAAAAATTATTGTCTGCCAGTTGATACCGTGTGAAGCTTCTCCCTTAATTCCTTTTATTATCCAAAAAGATGATTGAAAAATTTCTTTTAAGTTAAGCACCCAAAGAATAGCATCAGGTGTCTTAAAAACAAAAATTATTGTTAAAATCGCACCAACTAAAGCAGAAATATACCTGTGCCATTTCTCAGCCATAATAGCAATAAACATTACTGAAAAAATTATTACTGAAAAAATTTGTCCCGGTATCATTTAACTTTCAATCCGTAGTCCTTCATTGTTTTAACAAGTTTTGTTTTGTTTTTTTCATCCATAGAACACATAGGAAGCCGCAATTCATCAGAGCACAAACCAACAAGCCCCATTGCTGTTTTTACAGGAATCGGGTTTGTTTCAATAAACATAGCTTTTACTAAATCAAAAAGCTTGTAATGAAGATTTTTTGCTTTTTCAATATCTCCGCTTAAATAAGCTCCAACCATGTCCGAAATGTCTTTAGGAACAATATTAGCTACAACAGAGACAACACCTTTTCCGCCAATAGACAATACTGGAAGCGTTAACGCATCGTCACCAGAAAGCATATCCATTTTTGGACACAACAAACGAATTTTTGTCATCTGCTCAAGAGAACCGCTTGCTTCTTTTACAGCAACTATATTCTTGCAATCTGAATGAATTTTGGCAATTGTTTCAGGTTCTATATTGACGGCCGTCCTTGACTGTATATTATACATCATTATCGGAATATTAATTTCTTCCGCTATTTTTTTGAAATGCAGATAAAGCCCTTTTTGAGTTGGTTTATTATAATATGGAGCTACAATAAGCACTCCATCAGCACCGGCTTTTTTTGCAAAATCTGTCATCTCAATCGTCTCGGATGTGCTGTTTGAACCAGTTCCGGCAATAACTTTGATTCTACCGGCTACGGCCTTTACAACAACATCGATGACCTTTTCATGCTCTTCATATGAAAGCGTAGCTGACTCTCCGGTTGTTCCGCAAGGCACAATTCCGGTCATCCCATTTTTGATATGGAATTCAACTAATTCCTTCAATTTTTCAAAATCAACTTTTCCATTTTTAAACGGAGTAACAATAGCAACATAACTTCCTTCAAACATACAACCCCCTAATGTCTATATTCTACAAAATTTGTTATCTGTTGGTCAAGCTAAACTCAAACATCTTATAGATATCTAAAAACTACTCAGTTTGTCATTGCGAACGACCAAAGGGAGCGTGGCAATCCCGTCTTAGACAAACTACATTTTATGAGATTGCTTCGCTAACGCTCGCAATGACATTGCAACACAATCGCATGCCAATGACAGTCTTTAGAATAACTTACATACTGCCAATAATTTCACTATAGAAACTATTATATATCTTAAAATCTTTGTCTGAGAACAAAACAAAAACTATTTTTTCTAAATTAATACTCTTTGTATTTATAATGAAATTTTTTACTTCTTCCAAAGCGGCAGGTGCTGCCTTTTCTATTGGAAATCTATAAACACCGGTTGAAATTGACGGAAAGGCAATGGATTTAATTTTGTTTTCTAATGCCAATTCCAAAGAATTTTTATAACAAGATTTTAGTAACTGTTCTTCACCGGAAGTGCCGCCTTTCCACACCGGACCTACAGTGTGGATAACATATTTTGCCGGCAGGTTATAACCACTTGTTATTTTTGCTTCACCTGTTTTACAACCGTTGAGTTTTTTACATTCTTCCAAAAGTTTTGGTCCGGCTGCCCTGTGAATCGCACCATCAACGCCGCCACCCCCGAGAAGTGATTTATTTGCTGCGTTGACAATTGCATCAACCTCAACTTTGGTAATATCACCGATAATTAGTTCAATTTTTGAATACACATTAAAACTGCATTTTGTAAAGATAGAATTACTTTGGTTCCCCCCTGCTTTCTTTGAAAGCATGACGGGGGGGCGGGTTAAATCAATGATTTAACCCGGGTATTTTTGACATTGTTTGGACAATTTGAAGATTAATTTTTTTTACTGCTTCGTTGAAGCAATCTTTTAAAATCTTTTCTTGTTCTTCTTTGTTTAGTGCAGGATTAATCTGGACACTTTCAACCTCTAATCTACCGGTTATAACTACTTTTACTCCATTCTTTTCAACTTCTGCCTTTTCATTAGAAAGCGCAGTTTGTAATTCTTTAATTTGTTTCAACTGCTTTAATTTATCAAACATTTTTTACTCCTCTCTTCTCCTCATCTTTACCTCTACCCTTTTATAAGGTTAAATTTTATTGAAACGTATTGCTGAAAAATTTAGTTTTGTCCGCCATTGATTCGGTGGCGGATAGTGAAAAACTAAATTTTTTAGATTAATTAATGCATTATATGTATTTTCTTATTTCGTTTATTGATTTTCTTGATTTTTCCCTTAACTTTTCATTTTCGGGATAACCCATGCTTATTATAATATCTGCTTTTTTTCCCTTAGGTATATTTAAAACCTTTTTCACTGCTTTTTCATTAAAATATCCCAGCCAGCAGGTACCTACTCCTTCCTCAGCTGCCTGAAGAATAAAATGTTCACAAGAAATCCCGATATCAATAAGATTATACTGAGTACCTCTGAAATAACCACCGAGAGCTGCGATAAATTTTGAATGTTCTGTAACAACAACTATTAAAACAGGTGCAGATTTTGCAAAAGAATTTGAGGAATAAATACCTGAAAATGCTGCATCGGCAACTTTTTTTCTGGTTTCTTCATTTTCTATAACTATAAAACTCCAGGGCTGGGAATTGCAGGCTGACGGAGCCAGTTGAGCTGCTTCCAAACACCGGTCTATTATTTCCCTTGCGACAGGTCTAGTAGAATATTTCCTTACACTCTGTCTTTTTTTAACAAGTTCTAAAAAATTCATAATTATATCCTTACCTTAATGCAGCTACATTGAAATATTTAAACTGCGAATTACATCAGCGATTCAAATAATATTGTTATATCTTTACTTGTCCTTCAAATATCGAAGATACTTTACCTTCAAAATGTATTTTTCCTTCTTCATAATATACTTTAAGAATTTCGCCACCCTGGGTTAAAACGTTTACCTTTGATGAAACATATTCTTTCAAAATTGAAATGACGCTTGACGCAACCACACCTGTCCCGCAAGCGAGGGTTTCAGCTTCCACGCCTCTTTCGTAGGTTCTGACATGCAAACTACTCTTATTGGTAACCTGAACAAAATTTACATTAGTACCTTCGGGCTTAAACTCTTTATGCCATCTAATTTTTTTGCCTAAATCATTAACATCGATATCTTTTATGTTTTTGACAAAAATTACTGCATGAGGAACACCTGTATTTATAAATGATACTTTGAATATTTTATTTTCAACATTCACATTCAAATCCTGTCTTATATCTTTAGGCTGAGGCATTTTAACCTTTACATCATAACAAAACTCTTCTTTGCAGCTAGACACAATTTCAGCAGATATTATGTCGGCATCTGAATCAAATCTCATTTTTTGTGGTGCAATTTTCTTAAGATATGCAAATAAAGCAATACATCTTGACCCGTTTCCGCAAAATGATGCAAAAGAACCGTCAGAATTGTAATACCGCATTTTAAAATCCGCTGTTTTTGATTTTTCAACTAGTAAAAGTCCGTCAGCATCAATACCGAATTTCCTGTGGCAATACTTTTTAGCAAAATCTGACGGATTTTTTACGATTTTTTCCCTGTTGTCAATTACAATGAAATCATTTCCACTGCCTGACATTTTTGTAAAATTTACATTCATAACCACCCCTGTCCATTAAAAATCTTATAATCTTCCCCTCATCTTTCATCTTCTCCCCTTAGGGGAGAAGAAAGAGTTGAGGGGGTTCAAAACGACACCTTTTCCCTTTTTCTTATTATTCTCCATTTTTTACTTTCCACAAGCACTTCCGGCGGCTGAGGACGCATATTATAATTTGACGACATAGAATAACCATATGCACCGGAACACAAGATAGCAAGTAAATCGCCTTCCAAAACCGGCAACATGTTGCGGTCTTTTGCAAAAACATCTGATGACTCGCAAATCGGACCGACAATATCCCAGTTATACTTTGGACCTTTTCTCAATGTAACAGGAATTATTTCATGATATGCATCGTAGATAGCAGGTCTGACTAAATCATTCATACCGGCATCCAGTATCAGAAAATTCTTTTTTGAAGTTTTCTTAATATAAATTATTTTTGCAACCAATACACCGGCATTGCCCGCCAAAAACCTTCCGGGTTCTAATATAACAGTGTGATTCTCAGGCAAATGTGAAACGACGGCTCTTGCATAATCCGACGGGCTGATGATTTTTTCATCTTTGTACTTTATACCAAGCCCTCCACCCATATCAATATATTTTAATTT
The genomic region above belongs to Elusimicrobiota bacterium and contains:
- a CDS encoding ArsB/NhaD family transporter — protein: MIPGQIFSVIIFSVMFIAIMAEKWHRYISALVGAILTIIFVFKTPDAILWVLNLKEIFQSSFWIIKGIKGEASHGINWQTIIFIAGMMTMIEGLTRVGFFRWLCLYVAKLVKYKVIPIFIAFMLLSGFLSMFIDSITVLLFLASVTIELAKLLKFDPVPVIIAEIFAANTGGSATMCGDPPNIIIGTSFGFSFFDFLKNTGVIAWIGIVFTIIFFYFAFRKLLKSKNADDSSYQHKSAVNGFQISGNQRFNKYPEPRKAIAHYQLFVVYSVVFLVIVVLLVTHSWTGLSVAFIGCIAAALTLACAYKSHHKIIRKIDWKTLLFFVGLFVCVGGMEYTGVLKLLADWIGRVSKGNAFLVVSIILWTSAFASAIIDNIPFAATMVPVVFNLSKTGIPLGSLSWALALGTDIGGNGTPIGASANVVGIAIAEKKGYKVGWPRYCKYAFPAMVIVVALCNVYLYLRYF
- the dapA gene encoding 4-hydroxy-tetrahydrodipicolinate synthase; protein product: MFEGSYVAIVTPFKNGKVDFEKLKELVEFHIKNGMTGIVPCGTTGESATLSYEEHEKVIDVVVKAVAGRIKVIAGTGSNSTSETIEMTDFAKKAGADGVLIVAPYYNKPTQKGLYLHFKKIAEEINIPIMMYNIQSRTAVNIEPETIAKIHSDCKNIVAVKEASGSLEQMTKIRLLCPKMDMLSGDDALTLPVLSIGGKGVVSVVANIVPKDISDMVGAYLSGDIEKAKNLHYKLFDLVKAMFIETNPIPVKTAMGLVGLCSDELRLPMCSMDEKNKTKLVKTMKDYGLKVK
- a CDS encoding O-acetyl-ADP-ribose deacetylase produces the protein MYSKIELIIGDITKVEVDAIVNAANKSLLGGGGVDGAIHRAAGPKLLEECKKLNGCKTGEAKITSGYNLPAKYVIHTVGPVWKGGTSGEEQLLKSCYKNSLELALENKIKSIAFPSISTGVYRFPIEKAAPAALEEVKNFIINTKSINLEKIVFVLFSDKDFKIYNSFYSEIIGSM
- a CDS encoding YbaB/EbfC family nucleoid-associated protein, producing the protein MFDKLKQLKQIKELQTALSNEKAEVEKNGVKVVITGRLEVESVQINPALNKEEQEKILKDCFNEAVKKINLQIVQTMSKIPGLNH
- a CDS encoding nitroreductase family protein, with translation MNFLELVKKRQSVRKYSTRPVAREIIDRCLEAAQLAPSACNSQPWSFIVIENEETRKKVADAAFSGIYSSNSFAKSAPVLIVVVTEHSKFIAALGGYFRGTQYNLIDIGISCEHFILQAAEEGVGTCWLGYFNEKAVKKVLNIPKGKKADIIISMGYPENEKLREKSRKSINEIRKYI
- the dapF gene encoding diaminopimelate epimerase; translated protein: MNVNFTKMSGSGNDFIVIDNREKIVKNPSDFAKKYCHRKFGIDADGLLLVEKSKTADFKMRYYNSDGSFASFCGNGSRCIALFAYLKKIAPQKMRFDSDADIISAEIVSSCKEEFCYDVKVKMPQPKDIRQDLNVNVENKIFKVSFINTGVPHAVIFVKNIKDIDVNDLGKKIRWHKEFKPEGTNVNFVQVTNKSSLHVRTYERGVEAETLACGTGVVASSVISILKEYVSSKVNVLTQGGEILKVYYEEGKIHFEGKVSSIFEGQVKI